GTTACATTTACGCAATTCATATTCAACATGGaaagctatttttttaatacaaaaataacattatagaCAAGGAATgaacatttaacatttaattgaCGTGCATTTGaagttgtaatattataaatatttcaaaagcttCGTCATTTATATTTAACGTTATATTGCTatcaagttttatatttatgtgtttgttataaATTACATGTCGGAGACGATACTTTCGTCTTCTCTAGGTAGGTATTGACTATAGAGTTTTGGTTTCCGCAGATGGTGAgtatattgtttgttattatttatctacatCAACGTTCAGTTAGCTCGACCACTGACAGGAACCAATACATAAATCTCAGTACAAATTGTCCTCGCCTCTCACGTCTTGTGTCGCCCAATGATGCGTGGATACCATCATTGGGCACCTCAATCCTTCAATCTcaataaattctaaattttCACAAACTAGACATTGGAAGCTAGAACGGCAGACGGTCGTCACAGATAGTAGGctctaataaatatacaaaatcacATGCGCAAAAGtgcgcaatatttttttttttttgcgtatACTTTTGCGCATGCAAGTTATTTGTCTTGGTCTTTAGGCATATTTAAGCTCACTGTCACGCAGTTAGATTGGGAAATCAGAAATTTTACTAAATCTAAGTACTAGCACATTTAACAGGAGAAACAAGGAGACACAGAAAAGAACAAACTTTAGTAATAGCTTGGTAGTAGTTTAAAATTCATgtagacacattttttattcaatcacTGCGCTCAAATTATCTAAAATACGCCAAATTGCCTTGACATTACATTTCTTTTACACATCAACCGCCTCGTTCTGCCGAGAGAATACATAAATCCAAATAACAGGCCGTCACTTAGGAAGTCATAAACGCAACGATCGCCGGACACATTTACATAAAGAGTAATAATTCCTAAATATATCTTTCTCATAATATGTCGTATGCACATTGCACATAGTATGTCACTGAAATTATAGATCCGGCTAATAAttgtgacatactaaatgacTTGAATACATACTCTGACCCGTACGTTGGCGACCGTTGCATGTACAAGCAACTCACTCTCGCACTTACAGTACATCACAACCCATGTTCAATGTAAACATTCATTTTGTTCAATACTGCTCCCGTCTAATACTTGCCATACTTTGCTGCACTAAACACTCGGTGGTCCTGAGATCATCTATCAATACTTATATCTTCTTGGGACAAGACAAAGATGCCTCTATATATTGTGATTTAGTAGATTTCGTAATCTACGCTAACATAAtgcaatttaaaatgtaaatacatatataactaTTTATCGAATTAACATCACACATGTAAATATACTGTACACTAGCAGTAATGATATACATTCACTGTATTCGCgatatattcatttatttagcCGATATAACATGATGCTATAACATTTAGCTGATCTTCTAACATACacctaataaatatattcaacGAATTTTACTAACATAAAATCTGTATCCGTAACGTTGTAAACAAACGCAAAGTGTAGCAAGTGTTAGATCCAAATCCATTCGTTACTAGTTTACAGAGATCtcgaattaataaaacatttatctaATTGTTAGGTGACTGATCCGCTGCTGGGCAACCAAATGCTGGCCACGCGAGGTTCATCTCAAACTACTGAACTCACAGAGGTGAGCGTTCGATAGTACTCGGTCCTGGACCGAGCATCTCCTTTGGCTAGTTACAATTGCACGTGTACCGAGGAGGCCGAGCCTGGCAGACTGACCGAGACTGTCTACGTGGACAGGTAGAGGCGGTGGTAGTCGTTGGCGCCGAACGCCGCGTTACACTTGGGACACTTGCGCTGCCGCGTCTCGTAGCGCGTGCGCAGGCAATCCCAGCAGAATACGTGGAAACACTTCGTCAGTACCGCGTCCTTGCGTTTCACCTGCGGAATAACAAATGAAATATAGTATCTATATGAAATAGTACTCGTGTGAGACCAGTTTATGTTCATAGAATAGCTGGCCGATTTACAATATGTACGTAAGTACGTGATACATACCTTGCAAGAGGGGCAGGTGAGCGTCTCCTTGTATTCCCTGATTTCTTCCAGTAGAACCTCGTCCATACTGCTGCCCGCTTGCTCCATTTTCTTCATTCGCTCCGCTTTGCGGCGTAGGATGGCCAGCTCTTCCTGTAAACGAGATGTACTTGCTATAGACACAATCTCATAGAGAATAACAAACAGTAGAGATTTGTTCTTTGGACACAGACTAAAATCTgattagataattatgttttcaaaaTTGTCAGTGACAGCCCAGGCTTTCAGATTGTAGGCGGTGTATGGTAATAAGGCTCTCTCTGTAGTATAATATGCAACTCATGTCCTAAGTTTGTaatgaaaagtgagtgttttGCACGCATTGTATATCATTTCGAGCAACAAACATAATGTTAACGTAATAGTACAATAATAGAGCTAATTATTAATAGTATACATAGTTGATAAATAGGAATGAATCATCATCAACTTACATGTAGTCTTTTCGTTTTATATGCTTCAGCTTCCAAAGCACTCGTCTTCTCTGCCACTACTTGCTGCGCCTCTTTCATCTGCGCATGGTACTTTTCtggaaataaagtataatatgttatgttagCTACAGCGGTCCAAAGAATCCATCCACAGAATGGATTTTTACGACTCAATCATGTATCGGTCTTCTATCTTGCATCCTATTTACATAAAGATTTAAGATTCATTATTGAAGTCTTTTCATTCTAATTACTACAAACGCGTGGACTGTATCTATGTACCTAAATGCAGTTTGAGATCGGCAGCGGACTGGGCAGATTCTATAGCCTTCCTCTTGTGCATTTCCATGGCCTGTTGTCGCAGCAGTAGTTCCTTCTCGACGGCCGACAGCGTCGCCTGCAGCAAGCGTTCCTTCTCCTCCAGTCGACGAGCCACCGCGCCCATTGACTCAATCTGTTGGTCGCGGGTTAGCACCTGGgaatacaagaaaataattaattcaccacataatatgtttgtaaatgacACACTCGGTTctatttaatcaaatatttttttaaaaaatataaaaatattccctaCCAGAGccacgagcaaatagcttcactaaaggactgaccgacagacagactttgtttttttttttaatattgtaatatttacttcaCATTCAAAACTACCTTCTCagtcaatttgaaataaataattttgactcttgactttgactttggaaaGACTATACAATAAGAAACTGTCAGTTTACCTGTTCCTGCAACAACTGCTTCTCTTCCCGGAGCAGTTTGTGCAGAGAGTTGGCCTTGATGCGCTCCGACATCAGCTTGAAGTTGGCGTCGTCCTTCTCTCTAAGCTGCTGTATGAGGCGAGAGTTCTGTTCCTGCATGTCCTCGAACGCCTGCCCCGTCACCTCCATCTCGTTGAGGAGAGCTTCCTCCTCCTGTGCATTGGAAAAGTActgtttactattattatactgATGATTTGTTTAGTCAGTTCATTGAGATTGAGGTTAGCTTGGGTGAAGGTGTAAGAAGTTTGGTATAATGACGGATTCATGCAGTAAGTGATGAGTATCAATAAGTATCAAGTTTTTGAGcgtaagggtcggttcatatctgacgcaACATGCGTAGCGtattatcggtcgcgtaacgccaaaACAGagaaatgtatagaaaaacagttgaccgtttacactcaaccgatgatacgtcattAGGTACGacgatatgaaccgacccttaagGAGACAGATTTGTAATGATAAAAGCTTATTTCTGAAGTTAAAGTAATGTTAAAAGAATGTTTGTGAAGATGTATGGATAGATGCACGTATGTTACTCTTCTATGCTAAAACTAATGAATAGATCCTTTTTTATCCCGAGAGCGTAagtgaaaccgctggcagaaatGATTAGGAAATATGAATAATGGCATGGTACATTTAAAGTTATAAAGTAGAGTAATGAGTTTGTAGCCAAACCACACCCATAACAATGAAAGTTTACCTGTCTGGAGTGACTACCACGGCGGTTGCCTAGACTCTGACCGGGTTAATATAATCTGCTGCCGacttgtaaattgtaataagaCGGTGAAGAGTATCAACACTTTACTGGTTGATAAATTAATAAGGTAGATAACCACGTAATGCATACAATTGTAATTGTCAATTAGTTTTACTAGCctgtttaacatttttctttttctttcttcttttagtttataaatttactattcataattattatgtttttgggtACTGAGAAAATTGCATGGTTGTGCAATCGCCTGTTTCCTCGCGTGTCGCAGATTTAATTCCCGCCCGGAACAAATATTGATGTTATACGCAAATTCTTGTTTCAGCTCTATCGTATATAAAGAGGGTGCCTTTATATAGTATAGAGCCGAAACAATTCAAGCGATACATTTATCTTAGTATGGTGCAAAAAATCTTTACTAATCTTATaaaactaaagagtttgtttatttcaacgcgctaatctctgaaactactggtacgatttgaaaatttttaagttgaatagtccatttatcgaggaagactactggctataaaacatcacgctacgatcaataggagctagGAGTCGCtagtagtaaatataatatgtggCTAATGTTACCGGTGATCCAGCGAAGGGCCTCGTGAAGGCGTGCAGCGGGTCCGCGTTGGGTCTGGCACACGACAGTTGTTTCTGCAGCTCGTATTTCTGTTCCTCTAGTTGTTTGATCTTGCGCAGCGCGTCCTCGTCTGCCAGTCGACGTTCCCGCTTACTCTCCTGTGGGATAGATACAAGAATAATCATATTTtgaaggtaataaaataaaaagtttacagCTAGACTAGAATAAAGACTtttctttcataattataaatccAAAGGATTGTTTGTGAGAAATCAGCATGCGTGATACAGCCGCCTATTACAGTCATTCCTTTTAATTAGAGGGAGTGAATATTGTGAAACATGAGGATTAATTATTAAATCCGTGctattactaataattattgaaaacaaaacactgttatctttaatttaaaattaatgtccTATGCCACAACCAAACAACTTCcaagactaaaaaccaccccgttccttctcctgctttgagccggtaaccttttacgttgtccgctgCTCCAGTTCCAAGACAATCTAGATAAACCAAATTACTCTAGAACCAAGATCGTACCTGTGCCATCTTGGCCTTCTGTCGATGGTCCTCCAGTTCCTGCCTGGCCTTCCTCTCGGCGGCCATGAGCTGCACCTTGTCCCGCTGCTCCTTGCTGACCCCCTTGTACATGTCCAGCAGCAACTTCAGctccttctgctcgtttactgccTTCCTGatgttacaaacaaacatacaattttactaacatacatacaatttttttgtaTCTTTATTGGAAAGAAAACCTCCAATGTTAAACAAAGGCCCTCTCGAGAGGCATAATCGcagattaaattttaatgtatcaaAAAAGAATCTCGCATTTAGACCGACAATTTGCCTGCCCATCTCCAAAAAGAAGTCCGGACATATAAGAAGTTAAAATATTGTCAGGATTCTCAAATTATTGTGTATTATTGACGTTAAGTATTTGATAggataactcgactagtttcaagaaaCTAGGGTCTTATAGTCAGAACAGCATTACGTGCATGACATCAACTAACCAGCTGATCaatctcgtcaaacagtttacACGAGTAAGTCGtaaattaatatactttttaaatataaatgtcgTACTTGAGTTGTAGTTTGAGATCCTTGATGAGCAGGTCCTGTTCCTGCAGCTTGGCGCGGCTGTGTTCCTTGTTGGCGGCCGGCTTGGTCTCCCCGCCGCCACTGCCGCCCTCCTCGCCCTGATACACACAACATTTTATAATGCATGCATTCACCATACACAGTACTTATAGTAGCcattttcccttaaaaaaagtacctatggTAGCGtgaagaagaatattttttacagataTCGATTTGCAATTTCCAATGGCTGTGTTTTACTGGTAAAATCTGATTGGTATTCTATCTTTAGCCCTTTTACTATACATCATTAACTAGTTTTCGTCTGTGACATCAGACATGTTAAATTCAGAGTgataatacatataaactttcctcttgaatcagTATAAAAACACCGCATCTAAATACGTTGAGTAGTTATGAAGATTGAAGTATACATAGGtacagaaagaaaataaataccagAAAAAAGAAAGcctgaaaatttaatttagtatgtttattCTGTACTTAAATCCGTTGTTTTCTTGTCAGCTATAGACGACGGTAGCGTGTTTAGTATACTTGAGTACGTTTTCGCTTGTCGTCTATACCCGACCGTGGCATGTAAATGGTTAAAGTACAGTCGAAAACTATTTAAACCGTTGTAAGgtatgttttttgtaataagaataagaataatttatttagtaacttCTTAATTAAGTAGTTATTGATTAAGTAATACATTAGTATTAGTTATATACCTCTGGATCAGGCTCCTCTTTCTTGAGCGCATGTGGCTTCTCGTCAGCGGCGTCACCTCCAATAGACACCCGGGCACCCGCCTCTTCTAACTCCTTCCGCACCTTCACAATACAAACATATAGTCAGTAtatctatctaaataaataactgaaatgTTTATACATTTCTGTTGTTCGGTTATTGTCTATAAACtgcatagattttttttgtgtttattatttttacaaggtTTAGTGGATGAAAAAAAATGTCGACAAAATCAGTGAGAACATCGGGAAGTAGCACAGAACTTCGCACAAGCCGGGTGTTACTTCCCGATTTATCCGAAAGTGATAAACATGACATCCACATACCTTATTTAACTCCTGACTAGTATCCTTGTATTTCCTCTTGTACCGATGCACCTCTCCCTTGAGTTGCTGGTTGTGATTCTGTAGCGATGTGATGAGATGCCTCATCTCCCGGTTGATGGGTCCAGTCTGCTCGTTCGCCGCGAGATTCTGCTCGAACTCGATACGTAACATTTCATATTCTTTCCTTAACTGGCCTAGTACATCTTCTAGCTGTATCATTTCTGCTCTTAATGTCTTCTGCCGTGAGAGTTCTTCACTCTGGAAGTAAAGTTATGATATTAAAGTTACTACACAAATGTAACAaactataacaataattatttatgttgtgcAGCTCTCAAATAGTAACAGCACTAACTGCTTGActgccggtatataagacacaatagaaaacacattgtgtctcgcgtggatctgtgTTCCGACATACAACGGGTTAAGCTGTTACTATTTGACGAGGTGATTCAATTAGTTTCAAGTTACGCCAAGGACCCATAACCATTAGTAGCTTTAAGCGACAAACAACGTGTGGCCTGGCTTTAAACTATCTGAAATAGCAATAATAGTGGCGACATACCTCCATCATCTCAATCTGCCTCATGTGTAAGTTCTTAGCGTTCTGTAGTTGCATGCGTGTCTCGTCGAGCGCAGTCTTCATCTGCATGGACTCGTTGTACAGCACGGAGAACTGGCTCTGCAGACACTTGTACTCCGTCGTCTCCACAATCACTGACTCCGGTAGCTGGCGGATCTGGTACACGTTCATAGTATCATTATCATTGGGTAGGATTAACTTATGCATCTATCTACCAAACTGTGAAtattaacctctcgtatataagacaacaatagaaaacattcATTCATAATTGTGTCTcacgtagatctgcgttccgttCTCCGGCATACGAAGGGTTAATTTAACAATTTTGAAcacaaattaatgtaattttgttttacacatgctcatttaaaatgaacacaatacataataacattaaataattgcGTATTATACTTTTGCACTGAGTgtaaaatgaacaaaatatggAGAAGGTACTAACATCCATCTTGAGTTTCTCGACCTCCTTGAGCGTGTCGCGGTGCTGGCGATGCAGGCGGTCGAGCTCTGCGAGGCGGTTGTTGGCGAGCTCGCGCTGCTCCTCCAGCTCGGCGGCCACGTCCTCCAGCTTGGCGGCCGCCACGGCGCCggccgccgcgcccccgcccgagctggccgccgccggCACCGCGCTCGCGCCCGACTGGTGGTAGCTCTTCAACTTCTCGATAGCCTCCGCCAGGTGATTCTCCAACTTATCGTTGCGAGAACGGACCTGTTAcgaatcataataaaatcatttaatgtgtgacatctccatttagtttaaatacataaaaatattattatacaaaaacgtCTATTCTACTACTATCATCATAATTATGCAGACAAACGCACCTTCATCAGCTCATACTGTAGATCATCAATCTGGTTCTTCAACTCAGCATTCTCGGTGTCTCTGCTGTTGACAGCATCCTGTAGCTGCGCCACCCTCAGAGTCATGGCATGGTGACTCTCATGCAACGTCGTGCATAGCGCTTGTAGGCGTCGATTCTCAACTGTCACTTCTTCATTGGTGGCGCGGATTACATCATCTAATGATGGGGCCGGAGCGTTTTCTGAAACCAGAATGAAACATATAATTACAAAGCCATAAATTCACAAGTAGAAAAGTGCACTTCACATGCTGTTGTTATGATAAACTGCACAAATTATGTACAATCTCAAACTTCAGCATTGTACACAATAATTTTAAGGGCCAAAGGTTTTAAGGGTTCTTGAtagaaaaaaagaactaaaaagaCGTCTTACCCTCACTCTCGCCCTTGATAGCTCGCCAGATCTTATCATTTCTCTGCTGCAGTCGGTCGAAGGCTTGCAACACCTTCGCTACCGCTCGCTTGCTCACTTGTACCCGATTTGCCAGCTGAGCATCCAACTCCTCCTTGTCCCATGTAGACAACTGCATGAGGAACGAAGTCGTCGCTTCATTCTCATCTAGAAacaagttaaaattgttttataagtaattCTGGCTAATTAATAGCATGTTCTTTTAACAATAGTTAATAAGTAATAGTCTGAACATTGAATTATTGTGTTTCAAATGTGACTGTATTTTCCTTgatactgtattaaaattgagaTAGCCTACGCTACCATAATCATAATTACCTAGGTGTATAACATCACTTTTCATCAAGTAAACATCTATTAAAAACTCTGCTACACTAAAATTTTGATAGAACTCAACATCTCATTCATATTCAGTCATTGACACATTACAGACATGAGACCCATTATAGTTCTACACAGGCAACAGTAGTATGTgtcacatatttattattttatgaactcAAGGTTGTACCATAtattcagaaataaataaacattctattctattcagataacacaaacaaaatctaGACACACCATTTATTATAGTCAAATTACTTCTctcatataaatataacataattaatgtataaaaaagtcTGCAGCTATCATCATACAATAGCATTACCAACAGTATCCTTCACCtagtaataaacaattaattttatgggTCCCACCCTAGTCTCTGTCACACTATGTGTCAAATAATGcaatcaaaattattacttCATTGTTTAACTCTACACTAATTCACTGCAACTACGCTGCTTAACTTCCAATGATGAAGCAAAAGGAATCATTGAGActtcatgatcatcatcatttaAGCCACAAGATGTACACAGCTGATCAATGACTGATAGAGAGGCCAGTTGGATGCAGCCTgtttcttccctacggcctcatcagcgtctaggcacagcactttctgcacacggtctgaggacgtcttcctcccgtcaacgcagacgccagccactacgcattCACAGATTTTGGAACTTTGTCTATCCTTAACCGACGACTCAATTGATAGATCGGCCTTAATAAACTACATTATGAGTTATTTAACCGACCTTCACCTTAATTCattatgagtttttttaatGCATGACCCCAATATGCTTGACAAAAGAGGTATCATGACAAATATTCTTAATCTAAACATCACAAGCTTTATAACAAGGGATCACATGTCACATCCCTTGTTATAAAGAGTTATATGATACAGTTTAGAATATTgtaagaagaaaaatataataccaCATGTTAACAATATTATAACTGGACGTCAGTTATTGAATCCTTAAGTAATGGTaaacattaaattcatatttaataaatactcaCACAACAATGATTAAGCATATATCAGACTAACACAACATACTAATCCATGTAACAATTAGTCCCTATatgaatttcattaaaaccATTTTCATATTACCATGTTACAATGTCAAAAaatgagttattttttttttaaccacAGCATAATGACCAATAAATACCATAAATACCATTAGGTATTAATCAGCCAATTAGATTAATTCATTTAACAGTTATATGAGATTGACATTTATCCtttttctaataatatagaaattgtttgtattttgtgaTGATATTTGCGTCTAGACATAGTTGGAAAGCCGGAGTGCTATAGGTTAGTTTTCTCATTTGACCACACAGGCAAAGAAGCAGTTCCCAGCTAGTATAGTATAACATAATAccacttacttttattttctgaTTCATCAGCAGTTTCTGCATCAAACCGTTGTAATAATACTCTAATATCTTCATTGAGGAGATTCCAGTACCGATTGACAACACAGAGCACCGCATCATCCTGTGTTTGACGTTTCTCTAGTTGTTCAATTCTTGCACGGAGTTCTGCCTCACATCGATGACGTTGCTCGATCCTCTGGAAGAATAAACATTTTGGTGCGGTTAGGTTTCATACCTTATCAAGAACTAAGGTTTTATATAATATCAACATGTTCATTTATGGTTTATATTATCTATAGGCTCATAAGAGTTGCTATTATGATGATATTTGATATGTATATAATACAGTCACTTGTTAGTAATCTTCcaatacattacattaataatgttTAGATTTGCTAACTATACACAATTTACATTAACACAGATACAAATACCAAGTTCAGATCATGTTTTTAAGC
This window of the Spodoptera frugiperda isolate SF20-4 chromosome 23, AGI-APGP_CSIRO_Sfru_2.0, whole genome shotgun sequence genome carries:
- the LOC118266671 gene encoding E3 ubiquitin-protein ligase Bre1 isoform X1; the protein is MSKRTADDAGNGSSQPPIKKVHFEPHLIGPVSTLEEMDIKVLQFQNKKLAQRIEQRHRCEAELRARIEQLEKRQTQDDAVLCVVNRYWNLLNEDIRVLLQRFDAETADESENKNENEATTSFLMQLSTWDKEELDAQLANRVQVSKRAVAKVLQAFDRLQQRNDKIWRAIKGESEENAPAPSLDDVIRATNEEVTVENRRLQALCTTLHESHHAMTLRVAQLQDAVNSRDTENAELKNQIDDLQYELMKVRSRNDKLENHLAEAIEKLKSYHQSGASAVPAAASSGGGAAAGAVAAAKLEDVAAELEEQRELANNRLAELDRLHRQHRDTLKEVEKLKMDIRQLPESVIVETTEYKCLQSQFSVLYNESMQMKTALDETRMQLQNAKNLHMRQIEMMESEELSRQKTLRAEMIQLEDVLGQLRKEYEMLRIEFEQNLAANEQTGPINREMRHLITSLQNHNQQLKGEVHRYKRKYKDTSQELNKVRKELEEAGARVSIGGDAADEKPHALKKEEPDPEGEEGGSGGGETKPAANKEHSRAKLQEQDLLIKDLKLQLKKAVNEQKELKLLLDMYKGVSKEQRDKVQLMAAERKARQELEDHRQKAKMAQESKRERRLADEDALRKIKQLEEQKYELQKQLSCARPNADPLHAFTRPFAGSPYFSNAQEEEALLNEMEVTGQAFEDMQEQNSRLIQQLREKDDANFKLMSERIKANSLHKLLREEKQLLQEQVLTRDQQIESMGAVARRLEEKERLLQATLSAVEKELLLRQQAMEMHKRKAIESAQSAADLKLHLEKYHAQMKEAQQVVAEKTSALEAEAYKTKRLHEELAILRRKAERMKKMEQAGSSMDEVLLEEIREYKETLTCPSCKVKRKDAVLTKCFHVFCWDCLRTRYETRQRKCPKCNAAFGANDYHRLYLST
- the LOC118266671 gene encoding E3 ubiquitin-protein ligase Bre1 isoform X2, which gives rise to MSKRTADDAGNGSSQPPIKKVHFEPHLIGPVSTLEEMDIKVLQFQNKKLAQRIEQRHRCEAELRARIEQLEKRQTQDDAVLCVVNRYWNLLNEDIRVLLQRFDAETADESENKNENEATTSFLMQLSTWDKEELDAQLANRVQVSKRAVAKVLQAFDRLQQRNDKIWRAIKGESEENAPAPSLDDVIRATNEEVTVENRRLQALCTTLHESHHAMTLRVAQLQDAVNSRDTENAELKNQIDDLQYELMKVRSRNDKLENHLAEAIEKLKSYHQSGASAVPAAASSGGGAAAGAVAAAKLEDVAAELEEQRELANNRLAELDRLHRQHRDTLKEVEKLKMDIRQLPESVIVETTEYKCLQSQFSVLYNESMQMKTALDETRMQLQNAKNLHMRQIEMMESEELSRQKTLRAEMIQLEDVLGQLRKEYEMLRIEFEQNLAANEQTGPINREMRHLITSLQNHNQQLKGEVHRYKRKYKDTSQELNKVRKELEEAGARVSIGGDAADEKPHALKKEEPDPEGEEGGSGGGETKPAANKEHSRAKLQEQDLLIKDLKLQLKKAVNEQKELKLLLDMYKGVSKEQRDKVQLMAAERKARQELEDHRQKAKMAQESKRERRLADEDALRKIKQLEEQKYELQKQLSCARPNADPLHAFTRPFAGSPEEEALLNEMEVTGQAFEDMQEQNSRLIQQLREKDDANFKLMSERIKANSLHKLLREEKQLLQEQVLTRDQQIESMGAVARRLEEKERLLQATLSAVEKELLLRQQAMEMHKRKAIESAQSAADLKLHLEKYHAQMKEAQQVVAEKTSALEAEAYKTKRLHEELAILRRKAERMKKMEQAGSSMDEVLLEEIREYKETLTCPSCKVKRKDAVLTKCFHVFCWDCLRTRYETRQRKCPKCNAAFGANDYHRLYLST